The proteins below come from a single uncultured Carboxylicivirga sp. genomic window:
- a CDS encoding HAMP domain-containing sensor histidine kinase, translating to MIKKLLKRIPYEARLSLTFLMLGIVWLLASDQLAFILFEKESILILVFLYKEWFFVITCSLIIYLLTKYLIKKIKKAHAKAQKHELLQTEFIKNISHELRTPMNAIIGFSELTASLENTSDETKDYLKIIEKSSKQLLTVVTDLVDTSLLTSGAMIVSPSTIELVPFIKNVYSYFIPLMNDNVKLSLSIPENSDELTILSDEEKLRRIFHNLINNAIKYTYKGKITIGFEVKDKEIVFHVEDTGVGIKKNLHKNLFKKFKQIEIEMLNYSGGSGLGLSICKEMVQLLNGHIWLESQPGRGSTFFFSVPRKYQDD from the coding sequence ATGATCAAAAAACTATTAAAAAGAATTCCATACGAAGCCCGCTTATCTCTCACATTCCTTATGCTAGGAATTGTTTGGTTACTTGCATCTGACCAACTGGCTTTTATACTATTCGAAAAAGAATCGATTCTTATATTGGTATTCTTATACAAAGAATGGTTTTTTGTTATTACCTGTTCCCTTATTATTTATCTCCTCACTAAATATTTAATTAAAAAAATTAAGAAAGCCCATGCCAAGGCTCAAAAGCATGAATTACTTCAAACCGAATTCATTAAGAATATCTCTCACGAACTTCGTACTCCCATGAACGCCATTATTGGTTTTTCGGAGTTAACTGCTTCATTGGAAAATACAAGTGATGAAACTAAAGATTATTTGAAAATAATTGAAAAAAGTTCGAAACAATTACTCACAGTAGTTACTGATTTAGTTGACACTTCGCTTTTAACTTCCGGAGCAATGATTGTTTCACCTAGTACGATTGAATTGGTTCCTTTTATCAAAAATGTATATAGCTACTTTATTCCACTAATGAATGATAATGTAAAATTGTCATTATCCATTCCTGAAAATTCAGATGAGTTAACTATTTTATCCGATGAAGAAAAGCTACGACGCATCTTTCATAACCTGATTAATAATGCAATCAAATATACTTACAAAGGAAAAATTACAATCGGCTTTGAAGTTAAAGATAAAGAAATCGTTTTTCACGTTGAAGATACCGGTGTAGGAATTAAAAAAAACCTTCATAAAAATCTATTTAAAAAATTTAAGCAAATAGAAATTGAAATGCTCAATTATTCAGGAGGAAGTGGTTTAGGCCTTTCAATTTGTAAAGAAATGGTTCAACTTTTAAATGGTCATATTTGGCTTGAATCGCAGCCAGGTAGAGGCAGTACATTCTTCTTTTCGGTACCACGCAAATATCAAGATGATTAA
- a CDS encoding FAD-binding oxidoreductase — translation MTKHTDILIIGQGLAGTVLSYQLVKKNINHLVIDIPLTNTATKVAAGLINPIGIKRMVKSWNVDILLPYAKEFYSEIESFLKHRFFYPTVMDKIYGETDLDFWTHRYQKAQLHAYIETNPTSQPLPKEIKAPYGFGRITEGARLDMQEFLKAYRSFLISSNLLIEDEFSEKDLYIKNKIIEWKDIRANKIIFCRGEADARSSFFDTLNFRNTKGELLDVEIPGLKLNNILLKGLFVLPTEKHRFKIGATFQHEWNNLLPTMSKKEELLDKWALISDLPLNINKQLTGIRPTMHDRRPVIGFLPHQTNIGIFNGLGSRGGLLAPYLAHQFVNEIIHHTSTLFKEVKIDRYFK, via the coding sequence ATGACCAAACACACAGACATTCTAATTATTGGACAGGGTCTAGCAGGGACAGTTCTTTCTTATCAACTTGTTAAAAAAAACATTAATCATTTGGTTATTGACATACCTCTAACCAATACTGCAACAAAAGTAGCTGCTGGTTTAATTAACCCAATAGGTATTAAACGAATGGTAAAATCGTGGAATGTAGATATACTCCTACCATACGCCAAAGAGTTTTATTCCGAAATAGAGTCATTTTTGAAACATCGCTTTTTTTATCCTACTGTGATGGATAAAATATATGGTGAAACAGATCTTGATTTTTGGACACACAGATACCAAAAAGCTCAATTACATGCCTATATTGAAACGAATCCCACTTCACAACCCTTACCTAAAGAAATTAAAGCTCCATATGGATTTGGGCGAATAACAGAAGGCGCACGCCTTGATATGCAAGAGTTCCTAAAAGCGTACAGATCTTTTCTAATCTCATCGAACCTTTTGATTGAGGATGAATTCAGCGAAAAGGATCTTTATATCAAAAATAAAATAATTGAATGGAAAGATATTCGGGCAAATAAAATCATTTTTTGTAGAGGGGAAGCTGATGCTAGAAGTTCATTTTTTGATACTCTGAACTTCCGTAATACAAAAGGAGAACTATTAGATGTTGAAATTCCAGGCTTGAAACTGAATAATATTCTACTAAAAGGATTATTTGTTTTACCTACCGAAAAACATCGATTTAAAATAGGCGCCACATTTCAACACGAATGGAACAATCTTTTACCAACAATGTCTAAAAAAGAAGAACTACTTGATAAATGGGCTCTCATTTCGGACTTACCCCTCAATATCAATAAACAACTAACAGGTATTCGCCCAACCATGCACGACAGACGACCTGTTATTGGCTTTTTACCTCATCAAACCAATATTGGAATTTTTAACGGTTTAGGATCAAGAGGAGGATTACTGGCTCCATATCTTGCCCATCAGTTTGTAAATGAAATAATACATCACACCTCCACACTTTTTAAAGAAGTCAAAATCGACAGATATTTTAAATAG
- a CDS encoding YbjN domain-containing protein codes for MSEHFNKVKDYLLDLEYRIVSEDAAEELFVVEKEEDGISNVIVDCEDSILIIEGLLFELAKGSEDIYKSLLVMNRQIVHGAFVLDEEGKKVIFRDTLQLENLDLNELEGSLNSLKLLLSEYSDQLIEFSKA; via the coding sequence ATGAGTGAACATTTTAACAAGGTTAAAGACTACCTCCTTGACCTTGAGTACAGAATTGTGTCGGAAGACGCTGCTGAAGAATTATTTGTCGTTGAAAAAGAAGAAGACGGCATCTCAAATGTAATTGTCGATTGTGAAGATTCGATCCTTATTATTGAAGGTTTACTTTTCGAATTAGCCAAAGGCTCAGAAGATATCTACAAGTCATTATTGGTGATGAATCGCCAAATTGTGCATGGAGCCTTTGTTTTAGACGAAGAAGGTAAAAAAGTGATTTTTCGCGACACCCTTCAACTCGAAAATCTTGATTTAAACGAGCTCGAAGGAAGTTTAAACTCACTTAAACTATTATTATCTGAATACTCAGATCAATTAATCGAATTTTCAAAAGCCTAA
- a CDS encoding PspA/IM30 family protein produces MGIFNRIFNVGKAEAHAIVDKLEDPIKMTEQGIRDLKQDLDKSLQALAEVKAMAIRSKKDLNDSKSLAQNYEQKAILLIQKAEKGELDVAEADRLATESLSKKEEALDAAKRAQEEVTRFDNNIATLDKNVKKLKSTISSYENELRTLKARARVSSATQKINKQLSGIDSSGTVSMLEKMKEKVAQQEALSEAYGEISLENRSLDDEIDDVLSEKNVKASNSLEELKAKLKNKTE; encoded by the coding sequence ATGGGAATTTTCAACAGAATATTTAATGTAGGAAAAGCAGAAGCCCATGCAATTGTCGATAAATTGGAAGATCCAATTAAAATGACAGAGCAAGGGATTCGCGACTTAAAACAGGACTTAGATAAAAGTTTGCAAGCTTTGGCCGAGGTAAAAGCAATGGCAATAAGAAGCAAAAAAGACTTAAACGATAGCAAATCGTTAGCTCAAAACTATGAGCAAAAAGCAATTCTTCTCATTCAGAAAGCTGAAAAAGGAGAATTAGATGTTGCCGAAGCCGATCGCCTAGCTACTGAATCATTATCAAAGAAAGAAGAAGCTTTAGACGCTGCCAAAAGAGCACAGGAAGAAGTAACTCGATTTGATAATAATATTGCCACTCTTGACAAGAATGTTAAGAAGTTAAAAAGTACTATTTCAAGCTACGAAAACGAATTACGAACACTTAAAGCTCGTGCCCGAGTTAGCAGTGCTACTCAAAAAATTAACAAACAGTTAAGCGGCATTGATAGCTCAGGAACGGTTTCGATGCTTGAAAAAATGAAAGAAAAAGTAGCTCAACAAGAGGCTTTATCTGAAGCTTATGGCGAAATAAGTCTTGAAAACCGAAGCCTTGATGATGAAATAGACGATGTTCTTTCTGAGAAAAATGTTAAAGCGTCTAATTCCTTAGAGGAGTTAAAAGCCAAATTAAAGAACAAAACGGAGTAA
- a CDS encoding DUF4178 domain-containing protein has product MGLFDIFKKKQESHYDSTNIRIQDLDVGFVFEYDLSTWMVEAIMEYDWGNNFFTREFQINNGAETRYLGIEEDDELEISFMEKVKVRALQDDLTDTLIARQQPPKKITYKGITYHLEKESPGYFHNITKGTEWEEFRSWDFEDTTGEHLLCIEQWDEKEFEAAIGKSVKTFEISNILPGEN; this is encoded by the coding sequence ATGGGATTATTTGATATTTTCAAAAAGAAGCAAGAATCACATTACGATAGCACTAACATCCGGATTCAGGATCTGGATGTTGGTTTTGTTTTCGAATACGATTTATCAACATGGATGGTAGAAGCCATTATGGAATACGATTGGGGAAACAACTTTTTCACTCGCGAATTTCAAATTAATAATGGGGCTGAAACCCGCTATCTTGGGATAGAAGAAGATGATGAATTGGAAATCTCATTTATGGAGAAAGTAAAAGTAAGAGCTTTACAAGACGATCTTACTGACACCCTAATTGCTCGTCAACAACCGCCTAAAAAAATTACGTACAAAGGAATTACGTATCATCTCGAAAAAGAGTCTCCTGGATATTTCCACAACATAACTAAAGGTACTGAGTGGGAAGAATTCCGTTCATGGGATTTTGAAGATACTACTGGCGAACATCTTTTATGCATCGAACAATGGGATGAAAAAGAATTTGAAGCCGCAATTGGCAAGAGTGTTAAAACGTTCGAAATATCAAACATCTTACCGGGAGAAAATTAA
- a CDS encoding DUF350 domain-containing protein, whose product MTLTEISSILYDAVIYIAVGFAIFFIGKMVYQLVNRSFNVKEELVEKDNLAFSFAHVGYFIGLLAAIGSAIVGPSRGLLLDIQDIAIYGVLAIVLLNISIWLNDKIILRKFSVKKEIIEDRNSGSGVIEGAISVASGLIIFGAVTGESGTLIQGVTSATVFWLAGQVALFITAAVYQFITPYDVHEHIEKDNVAVGVGFAGALIAIANLIRHALMGDFEGWAYTFSEAGFELAIGIILLPVMRFLTDKILLPGQRLTDEIVNQEHPNVGAAIIEAFAYIGGSILITWCL is encoded by the coding sequence ATGACATTAACAGAAATTTCATCCATCTTATACGATGCCGTAATATACATTGCTGTTGGCTTTGCCATTTTCTTTATCGGAAAAATGGTATATCAACTAGTTAACAGAAGTTTTAATGTTAAAGAAGAACTAGTTGAAAAAGACAACCTTGCTTTCTCATTTGCTCATGTTGGCTACTTTATTGGCCTTTTAGCAGCCATTGGTAGTGCTATTGTTGGACCTTCGCGAGGATTATTACTGGATATTCAAGACATAGCTATCTACGGGGTACTAGCAATTGTTCTACTTAATATTTCAATTTGGTTGAATGATAAAATCATTTTACGAAAGTTTTCTGTCAAAAAAGAAATTATTGAAGACCGAAACTCTGGTTCTGGTGTAATTGAAGGAGCTATTTCGGTGGCTTCCGGATTGATTATTTTTGGTGCCGTTACTGGCGAAAGTGGAACCCTTATACAAGGAGTTACTTCTGCAACTGTATTTTGGTTAGCCGGGCAAGTTGCACTCTTTATTACCGCTGCAGTTTATCAATTCATTACTCCATACGATGTACATGAGCATATTGAAAAAGACAATGTTGCTGTAGGAGTAGGTTTTGCGGGTGCCTTAATTGCAATTGCCAATTTAATTCGTCATGCATTGATGGGCGATTTTGAAGGCTGGGCCTATACATTTTCAGAAGCTGGATTCGAATTAGCCATAGGTATAATTTTACTTCCGGTAATGCGCTTCCTTACTGATAAAATTTTATTACCAGGACAACGATTAACTGACGAAATTGTCAACCAGGAACATCCTAACGTTGGAGCCGCCATCATCGAAGCTTTTGCATATATAGGAGGATCAATTTTGATTACCTGGTGTTTATAA